A stretch of Tenrec ecaudatus isolate mTenEca1 chromosome 2, mTenEca1.hap1, whole genome shotgun sequence DNA encodes these proteins:
- the LOC142441221 gene encoding olfactory receptor 2T33-like, with the protein MENANNSIGISFILLGLFNHTKLHQFLFAMVVLIFITSLMGNALMITLILVDPQLHTPMYFLLSQLSLMDMMLVSTIVPKMAANYLMDTRFISPTDCGGQIFLLISLGGGECFLLAAMAYDRYVAICHPLRYPILMSQRLCLLMTTGSWLLGAVDGLMQAAITLSFPYCHSREINHFFCEAPALIRLACADTKLFESFMYVCCILMLLIPLSLIFASYSLILAAVLRMRSVAARKKAFTTCSSHLAVVGLFFGTIMVIYMRPKSYRSEAYDKVVSAIYTIFTPLLNPLIYSVRNKDVKGALKRFLRKPLM; encoded by the coding sequence ATGGAAAATGCAAATAACAGCATCGGAATAAGTTTCATTCTTCTGGGGCTTTTTAACCACACAAAGCTGCACCAGTTCCTCTTTGCAATGGtggtcttgatcttcatcacctcACTGATGGGCAATGCCCTGATGATTACCCTCATCCTTGTGGACCCTCAactccacacacccatgtacttcttgcTTAGCCAGCTTTCCCTCATGGACATGATGCTGGTCTCCACTATCGTTCCCAAAATGGCAGCAAACTACCTGATGGACACGAGGTTCATCTCTCCCACTGACTGTGGAGGCCAGATATTCCTGCTCATCTCTTTGGGAGGTGGTGAGTGCTTCCTCTTGGCAgccatggcctatgaccgctacgtGGCTATATGTCATCCACTGCGCTACCCTATTCTTATGAGCCAGAGGCTCTGCTTGCTCATGACAACAGGTTCATGGCTTCTTGGAGCAGTTGATGGGCTAATGCAAGCTGCTATCACTTTGAGCTTCCCTTACTGCCACTCTAGGGAAATCAACCACTTCTTCTGTGAGGCGCCAGCACTGATCCGCCTGGCCTGTGCGGATACCAAGCTCTTCGAATCTTTCATGTACGTCTGCTGCATCCTGATGCTCTTGATCCCGTTGTCTCTCATTTTTGCCTCATACAGCCTCATTCTGGCCGCAGTGCTTCGAATGCGGTCAGTTGCAGCCCGGAAAAAAGCCTTCACCACCTGCTCCTCTCACCTTGCAGTTGTGGGACTCTTTTTTGGGACCATCATGGTCATCTACATGAGGCCCAAGTCTTACAGGTCAGAAGCTTATGATAAGGTAGTCTCAGCTATTTATACCATCTTTACACCTCTCTTGAACCCTCTTATATACAGTGTGAGAAACAAAGATGTTAAGGGGGCATTGAAGAGGTTCCTGAGAAAACCTTTAATGTAA